One segment of Podospora pseudopauciseta strain CBS 411.78 chromosome 5 map unlocalized CBS411.78m_5.2, whole genome shotgun sequence DNA contains the following:
- a CDS encoding uncharacterized protein (COG:C; EggNog:ENOG503NYZ6), translated as MATITDTITGAQKPDRLHFVIALLSRSWATSSTIPKHHPTPLLHDQRAGIVAGGHALEFFNRYNRCQRKGTSVPSTCRQYLDRDGYIIHTVTASHDMSSWDLNYFLMRTNYDGISSPSAARSPNKTSHPRPWRPVQKG; from the exons ATGGCCACGATAACCGACACGATAACAGGAGCACAGAAACCCGACAGGTTGCATTTCGTCATT GCATTGCTCTCGAGGTCCTGGGCCACAAGCTCTACAattcccaaacaccaccccactcccctcctccatgacCAAAGAGCCGGTATCGTCGCTGGCGGTCACGCCCTTGAGTTTTTCAACAGGTACAACCGCTGTCAGCGCAAAGGCACCTCCGTCCCCTCCACCTGCCGCCAATACCTCGACCGCGATGGCTACATCATCCACACCGTTACGGCTAGCCACGACATGAGCTCCTGGGACCTAAATTACTTCCTCATGCGCACCAACTACGATGGaatctcctcgccctccgcGGCACGGTCCCCGAACAAGACGTCACACCCTCGACCCTGGCGACCTGTGCAGAAAGGTTAA
- a CDS encoding uncharacterized protein (EggNog:ENOG503P82T), with protein sequence MANLKTIVALAVVSLAGISAAAGCAADNCYRALFPCPSPSAVSVASAFCATITASGTTATNYPTRATNACGTTADRYISACQCGPTCSYSTLAMATSSSSTTNAPACEPPSTSTTFTSTTSTAPPACESTPVNGNLLYGDFECDFTPWNPLVFAPYTGVYGYSVTTPGFTKFNSFQTQFLGIPNCPTTCTYLRLTSPVFPVTPGVKYKYTFATWFDGISRGFVGTKINDRAGRTVSALDYPVTNWRFHQVPFQANATENEASVFFEWLNVESRLDSVTFAPLSAYCGNTSPVGLLPDGEFECGLGAWTQQKPDPQATAGVVNLGSDSLYTNSFPMGDYAWRVVSPGVPNPANQELHVSARIISGSMAVTPGKKYLVYFTSFFSNRTVGSVGVMINNSPIYTRNPNDAAQGTPAVFSPNHIIWTNMAGLTSVSVKIEALVFGAGTIAIDSVMFVELNDGVV encoded by the exons ATGGCAAACTTAAAGACAATTGTGGCTCTTGCCGTCGTGTCACTTGCTGGCATCAGCGCAGCTGCCGGATGTGCTGCTGACAA TTGCTACCGGGCTCTCTTTCCTTGCCCGTCTCCCTCGGCCGTGTCTGTCGCTTCCGCCTTCTGCGCAACCATCACAGCCTCGGGCACAACTGCCACCAACTATCCTACTCGGGCCACCAACGCCTGCGGGACGACGGCTGATCGGTACATCTCGGCCTGTCAGTGCGGCCCGACATGCTCCTACTCAACCCTTGCCATGGCGACTTCCTCATCGTCCACCACAAATGCCCCGGCGTGTGAGCCGCCTTCCACATCGACCACTTTCACgtcaaccacctccacagCGCCACCTGCCTGCGAGTCAACCCCCGTCAACGGCAACCTCCTATACGGCGACTTTGAGTGCGATTTCACCCCCTGGAACCCCCTTGTATTCGCCCCATATACCGGCGTCTATGGGTACTCAGTCACCACACCCGGCTTCACCAAATTCAATTCATTCCAGACCCAATTCCTCGGCATTCCCAACTGCCCCACAACTTGTACATATTTGCGTCTCACATCCCCGGTCTTCCCAGTCACTCCGGGGGTCAAATACAAGTACACCTTTGCCACCTGGTTCGATGGGATATCCAGAGGGTTTGTGGGCACAAAGATCAACGACCGCGCCGGTAGGACTGTCAGCGCTCTTGATTACCCTGTCACGAATTGGCGATTCCATCAGGTTCCTTTCCAAGCCAACGCAACAGAGAATGAAGCTTCTGTTTTCTTTGAGTGGCTCAATGTCGAGTCTAGACTTGACAGCGTCACCTTTGCCCCCCTGAGCGCTTACTGCGGGAACACATCCCCTGTCGGCTTGCTTCCGGATGGAGAGTTTGAGTGCGGGTTGGGCGCCTGGACGCAGCAGAAGCCTGACCCTCAAGCCACTGCTGGTGTGGTCAACTTGGGTTCTGACAGCTTATACACCAACAGCTTTCCCATGGGTGACTACGCTTGGAGAGTGGTGTCACCTGGTGTTCCCAATCCTGCCAACCAGGAGTTGCATGTCAGTGCGAGGATCATCAGCGGGAGCATGGCAGTGACACCCGGGAAGAAATACTTGGTTTATTTTACGTCTTTTTTCAGCAACCGGACTGTTGGGTCTGTTGGGGTTATGATCAACAACTCGCCGATTTACACGAGGAACCCCAATGATGCTGCGCAGGGAACTCCGGCGGTGTTTTCTCCGAATCATATTATTTGGACTAACATGGCTGGGCTGACAAGTGTGAGTGTCAAGATTGAGGCGTTGGTGTTTGGGGCTGGGACGATTGCGATTGATAGTGTTATGTTTGTTGAGCTGAATGATGGGGTTGTGTAA
- a CDS encoding uncharacterized protein (EggNog:ENOG503NYSH; COG:U; COG:Z), whose product MASYRIAAPDEYLAITGMGVKNVKITKAAWVWPFQRCMRFSVQPHDYAMNLQAMTKEKLQFLLPVVFTVGPDVNQRGANKKGKSPAPPGVSGAGSAGSPVEDDEDGVYDYDNHGHVAGREDQGDSLMKYAMLLADSGAKKDGTKDFLENIVKGIIEGETRVLVSSMTMEEIFTEREVFKRRIFRNIKSELDQFGLKIYNANVKELKDAPNSIYFESLSRKAHEGATNQARIDVAEAQLKGNVGESKRKGEQEREISKIQAETAVAKTQRDIERASAEAVLDTRKAELNRDVEISRVAAKRSVEAQDEELKVKVEIKRAEAELQRLRATEVVKATIEREAKQQAADAAAYEIEADAKANFEKAKQLAEGAAYKVKVETEAAAYQTRQNAEAWTDAAVKQAEGRLAGDIKTAEGMMAMAEAYAKMSQAFGGPQGLLQYMMIEKGTYVELAKANAEAVRGMAPKISIWNTGAEAGGEGGAANGTAAMRNIYQMLPPLMTTINEQTGITLPEWQFGKMAAQTGEVQKAMKANGTA is encoded by the exons ATGGCCTCCTACAGAATTGCCGCTCCCGATGAGTACCTTGCCATCACTGGCATGGGAGTCAAGAATG TCAAAATCACCAAGGCCGCTTGGGTATGGCCCTTCCAGCGCTGCATGCGCTTCAGCGTGCAGCCCCACGACTACGCCATGAACCTTCAAGCCATGACCAAGGAGAAGCTCCAGTTCCTTCTCCCAGTGGTCTTCACCGTCGGTCCCGACGTCAACCAGCGCGGCGCTAACAAGAAGGGCAagtctcctgctcctcctggTGTCTCCGGCGCCGGCAGCGCTGGCTCCCccgtcgaggatgatgaggacggaGTCTATGACTATGACAACCACGGCCATGTTGCCGGTCGCGAGGACCAAGGGGACTCGCTCATGAAGTACGCCATGCTCCTAGCTGATTCTGGCGCCAAGAAGGACGGCACCAAGGATTTCCTCGAGAACATCGTCAAGGGTATTATCGAGGGTGAGACGCGTGTGCTGGTGTCCAGCATGACGATGGAGGAGATCTTCACCGAGAGAGAGGTGTTCAAGAGGAGGATTTTCCGCAACATCAAGAGCGAGTTGGACCAGTTTGGTCTCAAGATTTACAACGCCAATGTCAAGGAGCTGAAGGATGCGCCGAACTCGATCTACTTTGAGAGTTTGAGCAGGAAGGCTCACGAGGGTGCTACTAACCAGGCCCGTATCGACGTCGCCGAGGCCCAGCTCAAGGGTAACGTCGGTGAATCCAAGCGCAAGGGTGAACAAGAGCGCGAGATCTCTAAGATCCAAGCCGAGACCGCTGTCGCCAAGACACAGCGCGATATTGAGCGCGCCTCCGCCGAAGCCGTTCTCGACACCCGCAAGGCCGAACTCAACCGCGACGTCGAGATCTCCCGCGTGGCTGCCAAGCGCAGCGTCGAGGCGCAGGACGAGGAGTTGAAGGTCAAGGTCGAGATCAAGCGCGCCGAGGCTGAGCTGCAGCGTCTCCGTGCGACCGAAGTCGTCAAGGCCACCATTGAGCGCGAGGCCAAGCAGCAGGCTGCCGACGCTGCTGCGTACGAGATCGAGGCTGACGCCAAGGCCAACTTCGAGAAGGCGAAGCAGCTTGCAGAGGGTGCCGCCTacaaggtcaaggttgagACTGAAGCGGCGGCGTACCAGACGAGGCAGAACGCCGAGGCTTGGACTGATGCCGCGGTGAAGCAGGCTGAGGGTAGGCTTGCGGGTGACATCAAGACTGCGGAGGGTATGATGGCCATGGCGGAGGCGTATGCCAAGATGAGCCAGGCTTTCGGTGGTCCTCAGGGCTTGTTGCAGTACATGATGATTGAAAAGGGTACCTATGTCGAGCTGGCCAAGGCTAACGCTGAGGCTGTCCGGGGCATGGCTCCCAAGATCAGCATCTGGAACACTGGTGCtgaggctggtggtgagggtggtgctgccAATGGCACGGCGGCCATGCGCAACATCTACCAGATGCTGCCACCTCTCATGACGACTATCAACGAGCAGACCGGCATCACTCTGCCTGAGTGGCAGTTTGGAAAGATGGCTGCTCAGACTGGGGAGGTGCAGAAGGCTATGAAGGCCAACGGCACCGCCTAA
- a CDS encoding uncharacterized protein (EggNog:ENOG503PEI4), with the protein MSYLDGLDDGDLPPTYTEAVTTSHTGGSFTSSHAGPSSSTGNDSVLLPSSLTNPLTSPLTNHLRTLPRRLYQAQQARATEQASRELDIITALVPHIEHFLSNLGNHPSHAAELVLVPEAAVPKGWVMTGAAERRREGEVVKIVKANLGKLLSQHTGSTAATQSTGKGEKSSYSREEDNDDGDSPNEDKPEFDEWGRFECEDTDGIGNSDTSQWLWFKDEGMARRLATYLRPEPNLERKHVQATVVEKKAEKGIWKSWGSKNKERVGSNPSSPTTPGTPGTGENEDAVKMAVRAREITFRKENDFGVWESRTGFGIVCNVRIAAR; encoded by the coding sequence ATGTCCTACCTTGACGGCCTCGACGACGGCGACCTACCCCCAACCTACACCGAAGCCGTCACCACATCCCACACCGGCGGCAGCTTCACCAGCAGCCATGCCGGTCCCAGCTCCAGCACAGGCAACGATAGCGTCCTGCTACCATCCTCGCTAACAAACCCACTTACCTCTCCCCTGACCAACCATCTTCGAACCCTTCCAAGACGTCTCTATCAAGCCCAGCAGGCCCGCGCAACAGAGCAAGCCTCCCGCGAGCTagacatcatcaccgctCTGGTCCCTCACATCGAGCACTTCCTCTCCAATCTGGGAAACCACCCATCCCACGCCGCAGAGTTAGTCCTCGTGCCGGAAGCCGCCGTGCCGAAAGGATGGGTAATGACTGGCGCGGCGGAGCGGAGACGAGAAGGGGAAGTGGTCAAAATTGTCAAGGCCAATCTGGGGAAACTACTGAGTCAGCACACCGGCTCAACAGCCGCGACCCAATCTACAGGAAAAGGCGAGAAGTCATCGTACTcaagagaagaagacaaTGACGACGGCGACAGTCCCAACGAAGACAAGCCCGAGTTTGACGAATGGGGTCGTTTCGAATGCGAGGACACAGACGGTATAGGGAACAGTGACACTTCCCAGTGGCTGTGGTTCAAAGACGAGGGAATGGCGCGCAGACTGGCGACGTATTTGAGGCCGGAGCCGAATCTGGAGAGAAAGCATGTCCAGGCTACcgtggtggagaagaaggcggagaagggTATTTGGAAGAGCTGGGGGTCGAAGAacaaggagagggtggggagtAACCCGTCGAGTCCGACTACACCAGGGACGCCAGGGACGGGAGAGAATGAGGATGCTGTCAAGATGGCTGTtagggcgagggagattaCGTTTAGGAAGGAGAACGACTTTGGGGTGTGGGAGAGTCGGACGGGGTTCGGGATTGTTTGTAATGTGAGGATTGCTgcgagatga
- a CDS encoding uncharacterized protein (EggNog:ENOG503P2GH; COG:Q): protein MKIGPTFPIETTALLVPSPGSPFTISPVLIQNLRPNELLVEIKYSGLCHTDFLLRDGALPKVTYPSIPGHEGTGTILAIGPAVKNRSLSIGDDVLLSFTSCNECHHCLEQSPSTKCKLMPPLNLSCVRDDGTTAYQMQDGTPVSGHFFGQSSFAKIAVVSELSVVPIKGMSEEEMGIWAPMGCGYQTGAGTILDVLKPRKEDVVVIFGMGGVGFAALMAAALILEVETVIAVDLVQEKLDLAKEMGARWVINGKETLDVVGEMMKITEGKGADFAVDTTGVGKVVQDMVQCLGQGGTAASVGAPAPGVKIEVDVGMFFALSKKWIGVVEGEVWPVEFIPRLIQAYKEGKFPVDKISKVYPVEDIERAIADTESGKIIKAVLKFQCQLQSPPHGT from the exons ATGAAAATAGGCCCAACCTTCCCCATCGaaaccaccgccctcctcgtTCCATCCCCCGGTTCACCCTTCACCATATCCCCCGTCCTCATACAAAACCTCCGCCCAAACGAACTTCTAGTTGAGATAAAATACTCCGGCTTATGCCACACC GACTTCCTCCTCCGTGACGGCGCCCTCCCAAAAGTAAcctacccctccatcccagGCCACGAAGGCACAGgcaccatcctcgccatcggTCCCGCGGTCAAGAACCGTTCCCTTTCTATAGGAGATGACGTCCTCCTCAGCTTCACCTCCTGCAATGAATGCCACCACTGCCTGGAGCAATCCCCCTCGACAAAATGCAAGCTCATGCCACCGCTTAACCTGTCGTGTGTTCGCGACGATGGGACAACGGCATACCAAATGCAAGATGGGACACCGGTATCGGGACATTTCTTTGGACAGTCGTCGTTTGCCAAGATCGCAGTGGTGAGTGAGCTGAGTGTGGTTCCTATCAAGGGGATGTCGGAAGAAGAAATGGGGATTTGGGCGCCAATGGGGTGTGGATATCAGACTGGTGCGGGGACTATACTGGATGTCTTAAAACCTAGAAAGGAGGATGTAGTGGTTATTTTCGGTATGGGAGGGGTAGGGTTTGCTGCTCTCATGGCCGCTGCTTTGATCTTGGAGGTTGAGACAGTTATCGCGGTGGATTTGGTGCAAGAGAAGCTGGATCTGGCGAAGGAAATGGGAGCGAGGTGGGTGATCAACGGAAAAGAAACGCTAGatgtggtgggggagatgatgaagataactgagggaaagggggcggACTTTGCGGTTGATACCACGGGAGTGGGGAAGGTGGTGCAGGATATGGTTCAGTGTCTTGGGCAAGGCGGCACAGCAGCGAGTGTGGGCGCCCCTGCGCCGGGGGTGAAGATTGAGGTGGACGTGGGGATGTTCTTCGCGTTGAGTAAGAAGTGGATTGgagttgtggagggggaggtttggcCTGTTGAG TTCATTCCGCGGTTGATACAAGCCTATAAGGAGGGGAAGTTTCCAGTGGACAAGATTAGCAAGGTGTACCCTGTTGAGGATATTGAGAGAGCTATTGCCGATACAGAGAGTGGGAAG ATTATCAAGGCTGTTCTCAAGTTTCAATGCCAACTCCAGAGTCCACCACATGGTACCTAG
- a CDS encoding uncharacterized protein (COG:S; EggNog:ENOG503P0HP): protein MAWSILALAALFVGAEAATLDLRQSARGSDFLRFSCSQLVVERADPIVNPGQLFSPHMHQIVGGNSFNVTMDPATIDPPKQSKCTSCRMVEDFSNYWTASIYFQSPENGTFKRIPQMANGQLNGTIMDQTGGITVYYMRPFSGSNKKTTVFSPGFRMIAGNPVNRNKGTGPLVNCHRCLAKNDRISGGNGAPCDRSDTAEFPNKPCPGGIRVTTIFPSCWDGKNVDSPDHQSHVAYAPGNQALAGDRCPASHPVRIPQVMYEVMYDTSGPFADPDYYKNGKQPLVYSFGDKTGYGAHGDYLFGWEDGALQRAMDGLGTNCFSEQCPALKLQTPQAANECTKQQQSREDVGTSTWLKELPGGVQVY from the exons ATGGCTTGGTCCATCCTAGCGCTCGCCGCGCTCTTTGTAGGCGCGGAAGCAGCCACCCTCGACCTTCGCCAAAGCGCCCGCGGTTCCGATTTTCTCCGCTTCAGCTGCTCCCAGCTCGTCGTCGAGCGCGCCGACCCCATCGTCAACCCTGGCCAGCTCTTCTCTCCTCATATGCACCAGATCGTCGGTGGTAATTCCTTCAACGTGACCATGGATCCAGCTACCATCGACCCTCCCAAGCAGTCCAAGTGCACCTCCTGCCGCATGGTCGAAGACTTCAGCAATTACTGGACCGCCTCCATTTACTTCCAGTCCCCTGAAAACGGAACCTTCAAGCGTATCCCACAGATGGCCAACGGTCAGCTCAATGGTACCATCATGGACCAGACAGGCGGCATCACCGTCTACTACATGCGCCCCTTCAGCGGGTCCAATAAGAAGACGACTGTCTTCTCCCCCGGGTTCAGGATGATCGCCGGCAACCCGGTCAACAGAAACAAGGGCACTGGTCCCCTAGTCAACTGCCATCGCTGTCTCGCCAAAAACGACCGGATAAGTGGCGGCAACGGAGCGCCCTGCGATAGGTCTGACACCGCCGAGTTCCCAAACAAGCCCTGCCCCGGTGGCATCCGAGTAACAaccatcttcccctcctGCTGGGACGGCAAAAACGTCGACAGCCCCGACCATCAAAGCCACGTCGCTTACGCCCCAGGAAACCAAGCCCTTGCCGGTGACCGCTGCCCTGCCTCGCACCCGGTGAGGATTCCGCAGGTCATGTACGAAGTCATGTATGACACTTCTGGCCCGTTCGCCGACCCAGACTACTACAAGAACGGGAAGCAGCCGTTGGTGTACAGCTTTGGTGACAAGACTGGGTATGGAGCTCATGGGGATTACTTGTTTGGTTGGGAGGATGGTGCATTGCAGAGGGCGATGGACGGGTTGGGGACGAACTGCTTTAGCGAGCAGTGTCCTGCGCTGAAGTTGCAAACTCCACAGGCGGCAAATGAGTGTACCAAGCAACAGCAGAGCCGGGAGGATGTTGGGACTAGTACTT GGCTGAAGGAACTTCCCGGTGGTGTTCAGGTGTATTAA
- a CDS encoding uncharacterized protein (CAZy:CBM52; COG:S; EggNog:ENOG503P6FS), producing the protein MAVKRIVAVLALATSFLATSVLGEEQAKCGQASYYPSEYACYDNKTLCPITFSLPTKPCGGGCYSPEQYSCEDETIKDLPEATSPFTLTFSGVRKTFQNLNVKACGRYLAVGANARECHACTAAGGTNCGTYQNSTVLLPGGQMASDVPGHQYWYINPTDGILRYTEALAGNASLWNATIPGKEFAGQNVKVYENGLFTWTREDATTHWWMACLVTLPGGAVGTARSWRIYAPTYVNMERGDCELGRIFSKAVDRKAGVYKYP; encoded by the exons ATGGCCGTCAAGCGCATCGTGGCCGTCCTGGCACTTGCCACCAGCTTCCTCGCCACGTCGGTACTTGGTGAAGAGCAAGCAAAGTGTGGCCAAGCGAGCTACTACCCATCCGAGTACGCCTGCTATGACAACAAGACACTCTGCCCGATTACGTTCAGCTTGCCGACCAAGCCCTGCGGTGGGGGCTGCTACTCGCCAGAGCAGTACTCATGTGAAGACGAAACGATTAAGGATCTGCCTGAAGCGACGAGCCCCTTCACCCTTACGTTTTCAGGCGTGCGCAAGACTTTCCAGAACCTGAACGTCAAGGCCTGCGGGAGATATCTTGCTGTGGGCGCCAACGCTAGAGAGTGCCATGCTTGCACTGCGGCCGGTGGCACAAACTGCGGGACCTACCAGAACTCGACGGTGCTGCTTCCTGGTGGGCAAATG GCTTCCGACGTTCCCGGCCACCAGTACTGGTACATCAACCCAACCGACGGTATCCTACGATATACCGAAGCTCTCGCTGGTAACGCTTCGCTCTGGAACGCCACTATCCCTGGGAAGGAGTTTGCCGGTCAAAACGTCAAGGTCTACGAAAACGGACTGTTCACATGGACCCGAGAGGATGCCACGACACACTGGTGGATGGCTTGCTTGGTTACGCTgcctggtggtgctgttggaaCTGCCAGGTCGTGGCGCATCTATGCTCCCACCTACGTCAACATGGAGAGAGGAGACTGCGAGCTTGGGAGGATTTTCTCCAAGGCGGTGGATAGGAAGGCGGGGGTGTACAAGTACCCATGA
- a CDS encoding uncharacterized protein (EggNog:ENOG503P7HE; COG:S): MDPLAIAHTPDQYLTFPIQHQQLPRPKMTLPPPPGRLRLASPENILRLGVVCTSGFRYSEHFIWERTAHDRHPRSTVTFFRHEVAEFIKNPEFIALVAVDAHDPDESSKPEAIKFVDNGWTPPPAGTPVVVGLGIWRLQPGSSRVGSIRMKRVGPYPELPDHNFKGLKPKALQGVRGCRYRGT; this comes from the exons ATGGACCCACTGGCCATTGCCCACACCCCAGACCAGTACTTGACTTTTCCCATtcagcatcaacaactcCCTAGACCCAAAATgaccctcccaccaccccccggaCGCCTCCGTCTCGCCTCCCCAGAGAACATCCTCCGCCTAGGAGTTGTCTGCACCTCCGGCTTCCGCTACTCGGAGCACTTCATTTGGGAACGCACAGCCCACGACCGGCATCCCAGAAGCACAGTCACCTTTTTCAGACATGAAGTCGCCGAGTTCATCAAAAACCCCGAGTTCATCGCTCTCGTTGCTGTCGATGCCCACGACCCTGATGAATCCTCCAAACCCGAAGCAATCAAATTCGTTGACAACGGTTGGACACCGCCGCCAGCGGGGACACCCGTGGTAGTTGGCTTGGGGATTTGGAGACTGCAGCCTGGCTCCTCCAGAGTTGGAAGTATCAGAATGAAACGGGTAG GCCCGTACCCGGAGTTACCGGACCATAACTTTAAGGGCCTTAAACCAAAAGCGCTCCAAGGCGTTCGAGGATGCCGCTATCGAG GGACGTAG
- a CDS encoding uncharacterized protein (EggNog:ENOG503P13T; COG:S) — protein MEPDKLCRRCQKLDLSPLFSQAPSHGEVVPLVFVGQYVSRACALCRLFEIYCAGDGMGSGTLISASWRYASNYGWKEPDDGFDFRILGILPEVSSYSRDEAAFHRALFRLRGYIGEPVTSPPSWTDGTIGPRSLDPRAINYPLLRAWLNYCNQKHCRKTDCQPLKVDNQWHFRLIDCKTRLVVEAASLGTRCPPFLALSYVWGKAIQPRQLDYTQPLQNLPLTIEDSLTVTDKLGFRYLWVDQYCIRQHDEGDKHSQIRLMAEIYGSAQATIVAAAGSDPTYGLPGVSKTRRSAQPHVKLRSGYLTWSYGSTKDDISSSAWSTRGWTYQEGVLSSRRLVFTDKQVYFQCGLSSFSEALNIPFDRVGSASNDDMFPRFRTAPYSLEIGDRIYEYTHRKLGNEDDILNAFQGILGQFSNHKPPIHNIWGIPVLCSPKNWIRSPKGFLAGLCWSLGEPPDGEPPARRHGFPSWSWAGWKGVAILHPHNDAVRPDSLVENDIYVAFESLDRTRTEWSELGPSLQTGARSDQSQLRVLALDCHAFLFENQVFDVIGLKMMGIKNTGIDIGDLSSDIDRVVVSADPPGLIYSLDKAMRWTDHEFRQQLLVGIPIKLQTTWEEMPRFFVLVMQQKADSDLYERVGHFEWSDPRKLFDFETFSRSVATRRMVLRIV, from the coding sequence ATGGAGCCTGACAAGCTTTGCCGCCGTTGCCAAAAGCTCGACCTTAGCCCACTCTTTTCCCAAGCACCTTCCCATGGAGAAGTTGTCCCACTGGTCTTTGTGGGGCAATATGTCTCGCGGGCCTGCGCATTGTGTCGACTTTTTGAAATTTACTGCGCTGGCGATGGCATGGGATCCGGCACCTTAATCTCTGCCTCCTGGAGATACGCCTCAAATTACGGCTGGAAGGAACCCGACGATGGCTTCGACTTCAGGATACTCGGCATTCTGCCTGAAGTCTCTAGCTACTCGCGTGACGAGGCGGCATTTCACAGAGCCCTGTTTCGACTGAGAGGATATATCGGAGAGCCTGTCACCAGTCCACCATCTTGGACAGATGGTACCATTGGGCCACGGTCCCTCGACCCGCGTGCCATCAACTACCCCCTCCTTCGCGCATGGCTCAATTATTGCAACCAAAAACATTGTAGAAAGACGGATTGCCAGCCTCTGAAAGTCGACAATCAGTGGCACTTTCGACTCATTGACTGCAAAACTCGCCTTGTCGTTGAAGCAGCGAGCCTCGGCACGCGATGTCCCCCCTTCTTGGCCCTCAGTTATGTCTGGGGTAAAGCCATACAACCACGTCAATTAGACTACACCCAGCCGCTACAAAACCTTCCTCTCACCATTGAAGATAGCCTCACTGTTACCGACAAGCTGGGTTTCCGATACTTATGGGTAGATCAATATTGCATTCGCCAACACGACGAAGGCGACAAGCATTCTCAGATTCGACTCATGGCAGAGATTTACGGATCAGCCCAAGCAACTATTGTGGCCGCAGCAGGATCTGATCCTACGTACGGCCTACCAGGTGTGAGCAAGACTCGACGATCGGCTCAACCACACGTCAAGCTTCGAAGCGGGTACTTAACCTGGTCTTATGGTTCAACCAAGGACGACATATCATCCTCTGCTTGGTCGACACGTGGTTGGACATACCAAGAAGGAGTGCTCTCGTCTCGGCGGTTGGTGTTTACGGACAAGCAAGTGTATTTCCAATGCGGGCTCAGCTCGTTTTCGGAAGCGTTAAATATTCCCTTCGATCGAGTAGGATCGGCATCCAACGATGACATGTTTCCCCGTTTCCGAACCGCACCATATTCACTTGAGATTGGTGACCGGATATACGAATACACTCATCGGAAACTCGGCAACGAAGATGATATTCTCAATGCCTTCCAAGGAATACTTGGCCAATTCTCTAACCACAAGCCTCCCATACACAACATTTGGGGTATTCCAGTCTTGTGTAGCCCGAAAAATTGGATCCGATCCCCTAAGGGCTTCTTGGCTGGTCTCTGCTGGAGCCTGGGGGAGCCACCTGATGGGGAACCACCTGCCCGCCGCCATGGCTTCCCTTCGTGGTCGTGGGCCGGATGGAAAGGTGTAGCCATACTGCACCCTCACAACGATGCAGTTCGCCCTGATAGTTTGGTGGAGAATGACATTTATGTTGCTTTTGAGAGTCTTGATCGAACTCGCACGGAATGGTCCGAACTAGGCCCTTCACTTCAGACTGGTGCAAGGAGTGACCAGAGCCAGCTTCGGGTTTTGGCTCTTGATTGCCACGCTTTTCTATTTGAAAACCAGGTATTTGATGTCATTgggttgaagatgatgggcATCAAAAACACGGGGATTGATATAGGTGATTTATCGTCAGATATCGATCGGGTTGTGGTCAGCGCTGACCCACCCGGCCTCATATATTCCCTAGATAAAGCCATGAGGTGGACTGATCATGAATTTCGGCAACAGCTGCTTGTTGGGATACCGATCAAATTGCAAACTACTTGGGAGGAAATGCCGCGGTTCTTTGTCCTGGTAATGCAGCAGAAGGCAGACTCGGACTTATACGAGCGTGTAGGACACTTTGAGTGGTCGGATCCGCGAAAGCTGTTCGATTTTGAGACCTTCTCAAGAAGTGTGGCGACAAGGcggatggtgttgaggatTGTATAA